Proteins encoded in a region of the Bradyrhizobium sp. CB3481 genome:
- a CDS encoding maleylacetate reductase produces the protein MQDFVYQNAPMRVVFGSGTLRRLPDELSHLGATCALVLATPRQKDLIADIRQMIGEHFAGVFTGAVMHTPVEVTERAMEAVRDMQADCLVAIGGGSTTGLGKAIALRTDLPQIVLPTSYAGSEMTPVVGQTSGGVKTTQSSPKILPETVIYDVDLTMTMPAKLSATSGINAIAHAVEALYARDRNPLISLMAQESIRMLALALPKICAQPGDRAARTDALHGAWLSGICLGAVGMALHHKLCHTLGGAFNLPHAETHTVILPHALAYNAPATPDAMARIATALDLQDPALGLQDLARKLAVPTSLREIGMPESGIDHAADLAVKNPYWNPRPVEREAIRELIARAWRGDTPKT, from the coding sequence ATGCAGGACTTCGTCTACCAGAATGCGCCGATGCGGGTGGTATTCGGCAGCGGCACGCTGCGCCGATTGCCCGACGAATTGTCCCATCTCGGCGCCACCTGCGCCCTCGTGCTGGCGACGCCGCGGCAGAAGGACCTGATCGCTGACATCCGGCAGATGATCGGCGAACACTTTGCCGGCGTCTTTACCGGAGCCGTTATGCATACGCCCGTCGAAGTAACCGAACGGGCGATGGAAGCCGTGCGCGACATGCAAGCCGATTGTCTCGTCGCGATCGGCGGCGGTTCGACCACCGGCCTCGGCAAGGCGATTGCGCTACGCACCGACCTGCCGCAGATCGTGCTGCCGACCAGCTATGCCGGCTCGGAAATGACGCCGGTCGTCGGCCAGACCAGCGGCGGCGTCAAGACCACGCAGTCGAGCCCGAAAATTCTGCCCGAAACCGTCATCTACGACGTCGATCTCACCATGACGATGCCGGCCAAATTGTCGGCAACGTCAGGCATCAATGCGATCGCGCATGCGGTCGAAGCGCTTTACGCGCGGGATCGCAACCCGCTGATCTCGCTGATGGCACAGGAAAGCATCCGCATGCTGGCGCTGGCGCTGCCGAAGATCTGCGCGCAGCCGGGCGATAGAGCCGCGCGCACCGATGCGCTTCATGGCGCCTGGCTCAGCGGCATCTGCCTTGGCGCGGTCGGCATGGCGCTGCATCATAAGCTCTGCCATACGCTCGGCGGCGCGTTCAACCTGCCGCATGCGGAGACCCACACCGTCATCCTGCCGCACGCCCTCGCCTACAACGCGCCGGCCACACCCGATGCAATGGCGCGGATCGCCACGGCGCTCGACCTGCAAGATCCCGCACTCGGCCTGCAGGACCTGGCGCGAAAGCTCGCCGTGCCGACGTCGCTGCGCGAGATCGGCATGCCCGAGAGTGGCATCGATCACGCCGCCGACCTCGCCGTGAAGAACCCCTACTGGAATCCGCGCCCGGTCGAGCGGGAGGCGATCCGCGAGCTGATCGCGCGCGCCTGGCGCGGCGACACGCCGAAAACTTAG
- the dusA gene encoding tRNA dihydrouridine(20/20a) synthase DusA, translating to MMDWTDRHCRVFHRLMSARARLYTEMLTTGAIIHGDRKRLLGFDSSEHPVALQLGGSDPTDLATAAKIGEDFGYDEINLNVGCPSDRVKDGRFGACLMAEPALVAEGVAAMKRAVQIPVTVKCRIGIDDQDAEVALDVLARGVVAAGSDALIVHARKAWLNGLSPKENRDIPPLDYDRVYRLKAALPDVPVIINGGIGSIAEAKQHLDHVDGVMLGRAAYQEPWRLPDVDPELFGEAAPCATMKDVFEAMLPYIEAQLAQGTKLHAMTRHFVGAFHGVPGARAFRRHLAEKGVKPGADANVLREAIALVEDRAAEPVAA from the coding sequence ATGATGGACTGGACCGACCGGCATTGCCGCGTATTCCACCGTCTGATGAGTGCTCGCGCGCGGCTTTATACGGAGATGCTGACGACCGGCGCCATCATTCATGGCGACCGCAAGCGGCTGCTTGGCTTCGATTCAAGCGAGCATCCGGTGGCGCTGCAACTCGGCGGATCCGATCCCACCGATCTCGCCACCGCGGCGAAGATCGGCGAGGATTTCGGCTATGACGAAATCAATCTCAATGTCGGCTGCCCGTCCGACCGGGTGAAGGACGGCCGCTTCGGCGCGTGCTTGATGGCAGAGCCGGCGCTGGTCGCCGAGGGCGTCGCCGCCATGAAGCGCGCGGTGCAGATTCCCGTCACCGTCAAATGCCGGATCGGAATCGACGACCAGGACGCCGAAGTGGCGCTCGACGTGCTGGCGCGCGGCGTGGTCGCGGCGGGCAGCGACGCGCTGATCGTGCATGCCCGAAAGGCCTGGCTCAACGGATTGTCGCCCAAGGAAAACCGCGACATCCCGCCGCTCGATTACGACAGGGTCTATCGGCTCAAGGCGGCGCTGCCGGATGTGCCCGTCATCATCAATGGCGGCATCGGCAGCATCGCGGAAGCGAAGCAGCATCTCGACCATGTCGACGGCGTGATGCTGGGGCGGGCGGCCTATCAGGAGCCGTGGCGCCTGCCGGATGTCGACCCGGAACTGTTCGGCGAGGCAGCGCCGTGCGCCACCATGAAGGACGTGTTCGAAGCGATGTTGCCTTACATCGAAGCGCAACTGGCGCAGGGCACTAAGCTTCATGCGATGACGCGGCATTTCGTCGGCGCGTTTCACGGCGTGCCCGGCGCGCGCGCCTTCCGCCGCCATCTGGCGGAGAAGGGTGTCAAGCCAGGCGCCGACGCCAATGTGCTGCGCGAGGCCATCGCGCTGGTTGAGGACCGCGCCGCCGAGCCAGTGGCGGCCTAA